From Bacteroidota bacterium:
AACTGCGGGGTTCATATGGAACACTGGGGAATGACCGTATAGGCAATTATCCCTATCAGGCAGCATTAAATTTCGAGTCAAATTCGCTTTTTTATCAGGGGAATACTGCTGTTTCTGCACAGGCTGCCGCACAATGGCAATATGCCATCAGAGACATCACCTGGGAGACAACCCAATCCTGGGACGGGGGCATAGATGCGAACTTTTTTAATAACCGCTTGCGTTTTACGGGAGATTATTATAAGAAAACAACAAGAGACATGTTGCTGGCTCTGGAAATTCCAGATTACATCGGATTTGACAATCCTAATCAGAATACCGGGAAAATGCATACCACAGGTTGGGAATTTGAACTCTCCTGGAATCATCAACTTGGAAAATTTGACTATGCCATATCTGTAAATTTATCTGATTTTAGGTCTGTGATGGGCGATTTGGGCGGAACTGAATTCATCGGCGATCAAATAAAGATACAAGGGAGTGAATTTAACGAGTGGTACGGATATAAATCCCTGGGATTATTCCAAACCCAGGACGAAGTGAATAATTCTCCCAAACTAAATTCCAATGTAAAACCCGGGGATGTCAAATATGCTGATATCAGCGGTCCTAATGGCGTTCCCGATGGAATCATATCTCCTGAATATGACAGAGTGTTGTTGGGTGGGTCAATGCCCCGATATATGTATGGGGGAAATATTCAGCTCGGGTATGGGAATTTCGATTTTTCCGTCGTTTGGCAAGGAGTTGGAAAGCAAAATTCGCAAATGACCACCAGTATGGTTGAACCTTTGTTGGAAAATTATGGTAATTTCCCCAAAATTCTGGATGGAAATTCGTGGAGTAAGTACAATACGGATGACCAAAACCTTCATGTTAAATACCCACGTTATTCCTATACTTCCGTAAGCAATAACTATGCAATGTCTGATTATTGGCTGTTTAAGGGGGCTTATTTCCGGGTTAAGAATGTTACCCTGGGATATAACATTCCCAAAAATCTCATCCAAAAGATAAAGCTTCAAAATGTGAAAATTTATACTACGGCGTCTGATTTTTTCACATATAGTCATTATCCCAAAGGTTGGGATCCGGAAATGTCATCCTTGTCCTATCCTATAACCACATCATTTATTTTAGGAGTCTCTGTTAAATTTTAAATCTAAGTTACTATGAACCATATATGCTTTTTTAAGAATAAAAATAAACGTATACACCTTTATGAACGTTGTGAAATATATTCGTATGGGAAAAATAAAGCGGCAAGTTATATCCAATCCATTGGGAATAACTTTATGCTGATGAAAATCAGCTTGTTGGTTTTAACGTTGGGCACTCTTGTTTTTTTCTCTTCCTGTGATACTTTAAACTTGAATCCGCTATCCTATGGATCA
This genomic window contains:
- a CDS encoding SusC/RagA family TonB-linked outer membrane protein, which produces QKAIPYTSYNNPNTVSGYLEGATQTYLNENRNDSHDITYQFLANYAKSFGKHNLNAMAGYEYYYNFAENLGASRGQYALTNYPYLDDGPLILRDNSGNAYENAYRSYFGRIMYNYNNKYYLQGNVRYDGSSRFDKNYRWGAFPSVSAGYVLSEESFMKNIQFLSFLKLRGSYGTLGNDRIGNYPYQAALNFESNSLFYQGNTAVSAQAAAQWQYAIRDITWETTQSWDGGIDANFFNNRLRFTGDYYKKTTRDMLLALEIPDYIGFDNPNQNTGKMHTTGWEFELSWNHQLGKFDYAISVNLSDFRSVMGDLGGTEFIGDQIKIQGSEFNEWYGYKSLGLFQTQDEVNNSPKLNSNVKPGDVKYADISGPNGVPDGIISPEYDRVLLGGSMPRYMYGGNIQLGYGNFDFSVVWQGVGKQNSQMTTSMVEPLLENYGNFPKILDGNSWSKYNTDDQNLHVKYPRYSYTSVSNNYAMSDYWLFKGAYFRVKNVTLGYNIPKNLIQKIKLQNVKIYTTASDFFTYSHYPKGWDPEMSSLSYPITTSFILGVSVKF